One window of Cryobacterium arcticum genomic DNA carries:
- a CDS encoding MFS transporter, giving the protein MNSRRSWLIFSFGSFVYLSAVMQRTSLGIAGVSATERFGGSAAVLSSLAVVQLIVYAAAQIPVGVLIDRFGPRVLMLSGTILMVAGQLTLAFAPSITIAVVGRMLVGAGDATIFISMIRLITSWFSGRIVPQLSQWFGNIGQLGQVLSAVPLAWILHSWGWTPAFLVATLVAFTAFIVVVVAIRDRPAGSADQARPGTWGSALTQLRHSFSRPGTQLGFWSHFVTQSSGTVFTLLWGFPFMVYGLGYESGMAAAMLTIPVAAGIVCGPVLGVLTARHPLRRSNIVLGIVSAMGTAWALVLLWPVEPPFPLVVLLLIVLGIGGPGSLIGFDFARTFNPQRSLGSANGVVNVGGFLASFVMMFLIGVLLDLQDGWRLAQGGTSDLYALNSFRIAFAVQFVVIGAGVVMLVTTRKRTRRVLSRDEGIEVAPLWVELSRRMRRRGRGQ; this is encoded by the coding sequence GTGAACTCTCGTCGATCCTGGTTGATCTTTTCCTTCGGGTCGTTCGTCTACCTCTCCGCCGTCATGCAGCGCACGTCGCTCGGCATCGCGGGAGTGTCGGCCACCGAACGATTCGGCGGCTCGGCCGCCGTCCTGTCCAGCCTCGCCGTGGTGCAGCTGATCGTCTACGCGGCGGCGCAGATCCCGGTCGGGGTTCTGATCGACCGGTTCGGCCCACGCGTGCTGATGCTTTCCGGAACCATCCTCATGGTCGCCGGCCAGCTGACTCTGGCGTTCGCGCCGTCGATCACCATCGCGGTGGTGGGACGGATGCTGGTGGGGGCGGGCGACGCCACCATCTTCATCTCCATGATCCGGTTGATCACCTCCTGGTTCAGCGGCCGCATCGTGCCGCAACTGTCGCAGTGGTTCGGCAACATCGGCCAGCTCGGCCAGGTGCTCTCGGCCGTTCCGCTGGCCTGGATCCTGCACAGCTGGGGATGGACGCCGGCATTCCTCGTTGCCACCCTGGTGGCCTTCACGGCGTTCATCGTCGTGGTCGTCGCCATCCGGGACAGGCCGGCGGGGTCCGCCGACCAGGCCCGGCCCGGCACCTGGGGCAGCGCTCTCACGCAGCTTCGGCACAGTTTCAGCCGGCCGGGAACCCAGCTCGGGTTCTGGTCGCACTTCGTCACCCAGTCCTCCGGAACCGTCTTCACCCTGCTCTGGGGCTTCCCCTTCATGGTCTACGGACTGGGTTACGAGTCGGGGATGGCCGCGGCCATGCTGACCATCCCGGTGGCGGCGGGCATCGTCTGCGGCCCGGTGCTCGGGGTGCTCACGGCTCGCCATCCGCTGCGCCGCAGCAACATCGTGCTCGGCATCGTGTCGGCCATGGGCACGGCCTGGGCGCTGGTGCTCCTGTGGCCCGTCGAGCCGCCCTTCCCGCTCGTAGTGCTCCTGCTGATCGTTCTGGGCATCGGCGGTCCGGGTTCCCTGATCGGATTCGACTTCGCCCGCACCTTCAACCCCCAACGCAGCCTGGGGTCGGCCAACGGGGTTGTGAACGTGGGTGGTTTTCTCGCCAGCTTCGTGATGATGTTCCTGATCGGCGTGCTCCTCGACCTTCAGGACGGGTGGCGGCTGGCCCAGGGCGGCACCAGCGACCTGTACGCGCTGAACTCGTTCCGGATCGCCTTCGCGGTGCAGTTCGTGGTGATCGGCGCCGGAGTGGTGATGCTTGTCACGACCCGCAAGCGCACCAGGCGGGTGCTCTCGCGCGATGAGGGAATAGAAGTGGCCCCGCTCTGGGTTGAACTTTCACGACGGATGCGTCGGCGCGGGCGCGGTCAGTGA
- a CDS encoding RNA polymerase sigma factor, translating into MATPTKTEPELKTTETTPVDAAAVDAAPRTAAQKAAATRAAKAAAAADGTDTPEKAAPRKRAASTKTKAAAAGKKKDGDSDAGDDEVVVPGDEHDTDDDENSDGSAKRVAPAEPLPSGALVLSLVDDEDEVPVYSSAITGATADPVKDYLKQIGKVALLNAAEEVELAMRIEAGLFAEDKLAQMTDAEKKSALGRELQWVAKDGARAKSHLLGANLRLVVSLAKRYTGRGMQFLDLIQEGNLGLIRAVEKFDYTKGFKFSTYATWWIRQAITRAMADQARTIRIPVHMVEVINKLARVQRQMLQDLGREPTPEELSRELDMTPEKVVEVQKYGREPISLHTPLGEDGDSEFGDLIEDTEAVVPADAVGFTMLQKQLESLLDSLSEREAGVIRMRFGLGDGMPKTLDQIGDTFGVTRERIRQIESKTMAKLRHPSRSQSLRDYLE; encoded by the coding sequence ATGGCAACCCCAACGAAGACAGAGCCCGAATTGAAGACCACAGAGACCACGCCGGTCGACGCAGCAGCCGTCGACGCCGCGCCCCGCACGGCCGCCCAGAAGGCCGCCGCGACTCGCGCGGCCAAGGCCGCCGCAGCCGCCGACGGCACCGACACGCCCGAGAAGGCCGCCCCGCGCAAGCGTGCCGCCAGCACGAAGACCAAGGCGGCCGCCGCCGGTAAGAAGAAGGACGGCGACTCCGACGCCGGCGACGACGAGGTCGTGGTTCCCGGGGACGAGCACGACACCGACGACGACGAGAACAGCGACGGTTCCGCCAAGCGCGTTGCCCCCGCCGAGCCGCTCCCCAGCGGTGCGCTCGTGCTGTCGCTCGTGGACGACGAGGATGAGGTGCCGGTGTACTCCAGTGCCATCACCGGCGCCACGGCCGACCCCGTCAAGGACTACCTCAAGCAGATCGGTAAGGTCGCGCTGCTCAACGCCGCGGAAGAGGTCGAGCTGGCGATGCGTATCGAGGCCGGTCTCTTCGCCGAGGACAAGCTCGCGCAGATGACGGATGCCGAGAAGAAGAGCGCCCTCGGTCGCGAACTGCAGTGGGTCGCCAAGGACGGCGCCCGGGCCAAGAGCCACCTGCTCGGCGCCAACCTGCGTCTCGTGGTCTCCCTGGCCAAGCGGTACACGGGCCGAGGGATGCAGTTCCTCGACCTGATCCAGGAGGGCAACCTGGGCCTGATCCGTGCGGTCGAGAAGTTCGACTACACCAAGGGCTTCAAGTTCTCCACGTACGCCACCTGGTGGATCCGTCAGGCGATCACCCGCGCCATGGCCGACCAGGCCCGCACCATCCGTATCCCCGTGCACATGGTCGAGGTCATCAACAAGCTCGCCCGCGTGCAGCGCCAGATGCTCCAGGACCTGGGCCGCGAGCCCACGCCGGAGGAGCTGAGCCGCGAGCTCGACATGACCCCTGAGAAGGTCGTCGAGGTGCAGAAGTACGGTCGCGAGCCGATCTCCCTGCACACCCCGCTCGGCGAGGACGGCGACAGCGAATTCGGTGACCTCATCGAGGACACCGAAGCCGTCGTGCCGGCCGACGCCGTGGGCTTCACCATGCTGCAGAAGCAGCTCGAGAGCCTGCTCGACTCGCTGTCCGAGCGTGAGGCCGGCGTGATCCGTATGCGCTTCGGTCTCGGTGACGGCATGCCCAAGACCCTCGACCAGATCGGCGACACGTTCGGGGTCACCCGGGAACGCATCCGCCAGATCGAATCGAAGACCATGGCCAAGCTGCGCCACCCGTCCCGGTCGCAGTCCCTCCGCGACTACCTCGAGTAG
- a CDS encoding proteasome assembly chaperone family protein, with amino-acid sequence MRDPDEIYMLTADAAGVPEGLHLVAGLTGFTDAGGAVSQFTEYLLATLEHTVIAEFDADLLLDYRARRPIIYFDQDHLTDYRPPRLRLYLARDEIGQPFLLLAGFEPDFRWEQFTAAVLELVSRFTVSSTTWVNAIPMPVPHTRPIGVTVSGNRTDLIESMSVWRPHTQVPANALHLVEFRLQEMGAWAIGYVLLIPHYLADTEFPSAALSALESTSASTGLIFRTDSLREKNREFVARIDEQVGDNPELAKLVGTLEERYDAYMEGNTLRSPLTDEDGALPTADEIAAELEKFLATRRGRDDGQPG; translated from the coding sequence ATGCGCGATCCCGATGAAATCTACATGCTCACTGCGGACGCCGCCGGCGTCCCCGAAGGGCTGCATCTTGTCGCGGGCCTGACCGGCTTCACCGACGCCGGCGGAGCGGTTTCGCAGTTCACCGAGTACCTGCTCGCGACCCTGGAGCACACGGTCATCGCGGAGTTCGACGCCGATCTGCTCCTGGACTACCGGGCCCGCCGCCCGATCATCTACTTCGACCAGGACCACCTCACCGACTACCGGCCGCCGCGGCTGCGGCTGTACCTGGCCCGGGACGAGATCGGTCAACCGTTCCTGCTGCTGGCCGGCTTCGAACCCGACTTCCGCTGGGAGCAGTTCACGGCCGCCGTGCTCGAGCTGGTCAGCCGGTTCACGGTGTCGTCGACGACCTGGGTGAACGCGATTCCCATGCCCGTGCCGCATACCCGGCCGATCGGCGTGACGGTGAGCGGCAACCGCACCGATCTCATCGAGAGCATGTCGGTCTGGCGCCCGCACACCCAGGTGCCCGCGAACGCCCTGCACCTGGTCGAGTTCCGGCTCCAGGAGATGGGGGCCTGGGCGATCGGCTACGTCCTCCTCATCCCGCACTACCTCGCGGACACCGAGTTCCCCTCGGCGGCACTGTCCGCTCTGGAGAGCACCAGCGCCTCCACTGGCCTGATCTTCCGGACCGACTCGCTCCGGGAGAAGAACCGTGAATTCGTCGCCCGGATCGACGAGCAGGTCGGCGACAACCCCGAACTGGCCAAGCTGGTCGGGACCCTCGAAGAGCGTTACGACGCCTACATGGAGGGGAACACCCTGCGGTCCCCGTTGACCGACGAAGACGGGGCGCTGCCCACGGCCGACGAGATCGCGGCCGAGCTGGAGAAGTTCCTCGCGACCCGCCGCGGCCGCGACGACGGCCAACCCGGCTGA
- a CDS encoding MurT ligase domain-containing protein: MRYAPAILLGRVARTLARWRKPGGGSAVPGLVVNTIAPGFLPRTLNSFPQGLVIVTGSSGKSTTTKMLVAALRAHGSEVFTNPSTANISQGLTSALLEQVSLTGRIAGDIAVLEMDEGHGALISGSLQPRVVVLTNVMVDQIDRFHDSDMVAAMLAKIAARATGTVVINADDRYLVDIGDAIRPPVSVGRYGVTEAVLAANPRGLGYAATAATRLNDDDGMLLTAVDGRDARVRVDRTDLAVRLPARGTHYAVDALTALAAARAALGTGFDAARATAAISGIAPVFGRGEVVTVRGTSVEFVLVQNPASFQLNVDSLAPGTEQILVAVGSDVRDPSYLWPADTSGLGHVLIASGSKAHDIALQLVYDGVTVDRVEPDLGRALDDFLALPEPATGMKTIIFSADSMRRTRAHLGLATNEADPS; the protein is encoded by the coding sequence GTGCGGTACGCGCCGGCGATCCTCCTCGGGAGGGTCGCGCGGACGCTCGCGCGCTGGCGGAAGCCCGGTGGGGGTTCCGCCGTCCCCGGCCTGGTCGTCAACACGATCGCGCCGGGGTTCCTGCCGCGCACCCTGAATTCCTTCCCCCAGGGGCTGGTCATCGTGACCGGGTCCAGCGGCAAGTCCACCACGACCAAGATGCTCGTCGCTGCTCTCCGGGCGCACGGCTCCGAGGTCTTCACGAACCCGTCCACGGCCAACATCAGCCAGGGTCTCACCTCGGCCCTGCTCGAACAGGTCAGCCTGACGGGCCGGATCGCCGGCGACATCGCGGTGCTGGAGATGGACGAGGGCCATGGTGCTCTCATCTCCGGTTCGCTGCAGCCGCGCGTCGTAGTGCTCACCAACGTGATGGTCGACCAGATCGACCGGTTCCACGATTCCGACATGGTCGCGGCGATGCTCGCCAAGATCGCCGCGCGTGCCACCGGCACCGTCGTGATCAACGCCGACGACCGGTACCTCGTCGACATCGGTGACGCCATCCGCCCGCCCGTGTCGGTGGGGCGCTACGGCGTGACCGAGGCCGTCCTCGCCGCCAACCCTCGCGGGCTCGGCTACGCGGCCACGGCCGCCACCCGGCTGAACGACGACGACGGCATGCTGTTGACCGCGGTCGACGGCCGGGACGCCCGCGTGCGGGTCGACAGAACGGACCTGGCGGTCCGGCTGCCCGCGCGCGGCACGCACTACGCCGTGGATGCGCTGACGGCGTTGGCCGCGGCCCGCGCTGCTCTCGGGACGGGCTTCGACGCCGCACGTGCCACCGCCGCGATCTCCGGCATCGCGCCGGTCTTCGGTCGCGGTGAAGTTGTCACCGTTCGCGGCACGAGCGTTGAATTCGTTCTCGTGCAGAACCCGGCCAGCTTCCAGCTCAATGTCGACAGCCTGGCCCCCGGAACCGAGCAGATCCTCGTCGCCGTCGGCTCCGACGTGCGTGACCCGTCCTACCTGTGGCCGGCCGACACCTCGGGTCTCGGCCACGTGCTCATCGCGTCGGGGTCCAAGGCCCACGACATCGCGTTGCAGCTCGTCTACGACGGTGTCACGGTCGACCGGGTGGAACCCGATCTCGGCCGCGCACTGGATGATTTCCTCGCGTTGCCTGAACCGGCCACGGGGATGAAGACCATTATTTTCTCGGCCGACTCCATGCGCCGCACGCGCGCGCACCTGGGTCTGGCCACCAACGAAGCGGACCCCTCATGA